One genomic region from Sphingobacterium sp. UGAL515B_05 encodes:
- a CDS encoding DUF2264 domain-containing protein yields the protein MKIKMRVLPFFLLLLAVQFVKGQIVKQKSTGNEETGRTFWLQEMDRMLRPVLRSLAHDSLRLNMPQTTSNHVDNREHRIKVQYVEVLGRVLSGITPWLSLDGGSVAERQLRDQYRIWTIQALKNALDSNARDFMRFDLGGQQLVDASFIALGFMRSPWLWDHLDHQTKKNLIASIKITRQFRPAYSNWLLFSAMNEAFLAKYSEDWDVMRVDYALQQLEQWYVGDGMYMDGPQYAFDYYNSYVIHPFLGGIMDVIQLKTPNYDNMFAKIRLRNERYAIIQERLINADGSFPPTGRSVIYRAAAFHHLADMAFKKRLPRELTNGQVRGALSAVLKKTTENPSTYQNGWLTLGMYGSQPGLADSYNNQGSPYLCSVIFLPLGLPDDDPFWTSEVTDWSAKRVWSGQDWNTDHSKGIR from the coding sequence ATGAAAATTAAGATGCGAGTTTTACCTTTTTTTCTGTTGCTGTTGGCAGTTCAGTTTGTCAAGGGCCAAATTGTAAAGCAGAAATCTACAGGTAATGAGGAAACAGGGAGAACTTTTTGGCTTCAAGAAATGGATCGTATGCTACGTCCTGTTTTGCGGAGCTTGGCCCATGATAGCCTACGATTAAACATGCCGCAGACAACATCAAATCATGTGGATAACAGAGAACATCGTATCAAAGTGCAATATGTTGAGGTACTGGGACGAGTATTGTCTGGTATAACCCCTTGGCTTTCATTGGATGGTGGTTCTGTCGCTGAAAGACAGCTACGTGATCAATATAGAATTTGGACGATTCAAGCACTTAAAAATGCATTGGATAGTAACGCACGGGATTTTATGCGTTTTGATCTTGGGGGGCAACAACTTGTAGATGCCTCCTTTATTGCTTTAGGTTTTATGCGAAGTCCATGGCTGTGGGATCACCTTGATCATCAAACCAAAAAGAATTTAATTGCATCGATAAAGATTACGCGGCAATTTCGTCCAGCATATTCAAATTGGTTGCTTTTCTCGGCGATGAATGAAGCGTTCTTAGCCAAATATTCGGAGGATTGGGATGTCATGCGTGTCGACTATGCTTTGCAGCAACTGGAACAATGGTATGTTGGTGATGGTATGTATATGGATGGCCCACAGTATGCTTTCGATTACTATAATAGTTATGTGATTCATCCTTTTTTGGGGGGTATCATGGATGTGATCCAATTGAAAACCCCGAACTATGATAACATGTTTGCGAAAATCAGGCTTCGAAACGAACGCTATGCTATTATCCAAGAGCGGCTGATCAATGCAGACGGTAGTTTTCCGCCAACAGGAAGATCCGTAATTTATAGGGCCGCGGCCTTTCATCACTTGGCAGACATGGCGTTTAAGAAGCGACTCCCAAGAGAACTGACAAACGGGCAGGTCCGTGGAGCGCTGTCTGCTGTATTAAAAAAAACAACAGAGAATCCAAGTACTTATCAAAATGGCTGGTTGACGTTGGGCATGTATGGTAGTCAACCTGGTCTCGCCGATTCTTACAATAATCAAGGAAGTCCTTACCTCTGTTCGGTGATTTTTTTGCCTTTGGGGCTGCCGGATGATGATCCTTTCTGGACAAGTGAAGTTACAGATTGGAGTGCCAAACGTGTCTGGTCAGGACAGGATTGGAATACAGATCATAGCAAGGGCATTCGCTAA
- a CDS encoding response regulator → MNASIKQIITFLYLSLSLITIVYSQQMGLNPVTKNYELPSLTINQTIQDQEGYIWFASTQGLSRYDAYNILNFKLRNTEGKVTTQQSIRTLIELGNKLILGSESGVYVLDKHNYRVFPLQDSRVNTVRVNTMMVDRQKRLWIGTDNGIFIYNKDLTPLTEAQSSQLLNNLMRGKTVNMIFQDSQTNIWIGVWGSGLFKLNPDSSTLRSYPRLGQRNNPFKIMEDDREQLWICTWGDGIYLFNPQDPNNPYKEIEIKNKRRNVGKEDLFYNIIQDRSRQYIWVLSFSGISTLQYHNGLVQEIDLSSYFDNTTNIFNDIYQDRHGTLWLAIGGKGVSMFSFDKPLIKNYSFKQIKTLYSIAPNLNMLYRDNTGILWFNLERFGFGSLSPKTNQLNTYSNSNFRDLISIRAVTCAMDFGQELWVGSAYESSINIFQKTNNNIKFLQKIDLAGQVAHGGIPSFFFTDKQKRLWIATTKGLLLKRSESENIAVIHTIKDQPVAIAQDNQNHIWIATKENGIYCIDNRDLRSLPMHIGKETSGLKSDQIETMDVDKDGNLWIGTKDNRLISYQPTTKKVTEIANTTLFEKNQLLDIVCLDHYTWLSTTRNIYKINRLSKDISEFSASDSLQVNMFSKRAFAVDKTSNTVYFGGYNGVVQLNDYSIVPNFKEKVLISDIKINNKSIILESKQGIFSDSPAKLTLNPQDQNIEISFSTLPFTQEGKIRYAYKLEGVDKEWIYAPRDRIFATYNNLSKGNYRFLVKSTDLYNKWSTTFTQIEIIKKPSFYESNLAYFLYTCIFAGVVFFFINYSFKRLKLSGDLKIAQIEKEKTKELAQSKLSYFTNISHDLLTPLTIISCLVDDVQMTTKNSLEQFDKMRLNLSRLKRLLQQILDFRRMENNGMKLQISASNFPSFVTQLGAMHFGPIAKKKNIDFEIQHGDCPEILFYDVDKIDKVLFNLLSNAFKYTEQGGKITLSYHVEEGIDSSRLFIYVRDNGVGIYPEDVDKIFTAFYTNNSTKHLESNGIGLSVTKQLIEAHHGAIHVESQRSIGSMFQITIPIDKQYYCKKGIEVMEQPFVEEIKTTIIESDTDDQRLSKNILQPRLNLLLVEDNEELRSTMARILAHNYQVHIAHNGLQGLEVLENTEIDIIVSDIMMPELDGLNFCRILKSNAELNHIPILLLTAKNSIEDRIECYQAGADGYISKPFEIKVLEAKIQSFIINKRCRQRVFQTNTQINIATLDHTPLDEKFVHKMIQVIQQHLSDDQFDVIKLGDILGLSKSTLYRKTKVLLNVSPSEFIKNIRLKHACQIMEKDRSISVSEVAFETGFSDPRYFATCFKAAFGVTPSEFQKNTVENTFIPS, encoded by the coding sequence ATGAATGCAAGTATTAAGCAGATTATCACATTTTTGTATCTATCTCTATCCCTAATAACTATTGTATATAGTCAACAAATGGGACTCAACCCTGTGACAAAAAATTATGAGCTTCCCTCTCTAACGATCAACCAGACTATTCAAGATCAAGAAGGATATATTTGGTTTGCATCCACACAAGGATTAAGTCGTTATGATGCGTATAACATACTCAATTTTAAACTTAGAAACACGGAAGGCAAAGTAACCACCCAACAATCTATTAGGACGCTGATAGAGTTGGGTAACAAGCTAATTTTAGGCAGTGAGAGTGGGGTTTATGTTCTCGATAAACATAATTATAGGGTATTTCCACTACAGGATTCACGCGTCAATACAGTTCGCGTCAATACGATGATGGTAGATCGTCAAAAGAGGCTCTGGATTGGAACAGACAATGGCATCTTTATTTATAATAAAGACTTAACCCCTTTGACGGAAGCTCAAAGTTCGCAGCTACTCAATAATCTAATGCGCGGTAAAACAGTTAATATGATCTTTCAAGACAGCCAGACCAACATCTGGATCGGTGTGTGGGGATCGGGCTTGTTTAAACTGAATCCCGACAGCAGCACACTGCGCTCTTACCCTAGACTCGGTCAGCGCAACAACCCATTCAAAATCATGGAAGATGATCGGGAGCAGCTATGGATATGCACGTGGGGAGATGGAATTTATCTATTCAACCCACAAGATCCAAATAATCCATATAAGGAAATTGAAATCAAAAATAAACGACGTAATGTCGGCAAAGAAGATCTATTTTACAACATTATCCAGGATCGAAGTCGCCAATACATTTGGGTACTTTCTTTTTCGGGGATATCTACACTGCAATATCACAATGGACTAGTGCAGGAAATTGATCTATCTAGTTATTTCGACAATACGACAAATATCTTCAACGATATCTATCAAGATAGACACGGGACATTATGGCTCGCTATTGGAGGAAAAGGGGTCTCCATGTTTAGTTTCGATAAACCTCTTATAAAAAACTATAGTTTCAAACAGATCAAAACTTTATACAGCATTGCTCCAAACCTAAATATGCTCTATCGGGATAATACAGGTATTCTGTGGTTTAACCTTGAAAGATTTGGTTTTGGGAGCCTATCGCCTAAAACAAATCAGTTAAATACCTATAGTAATTCCAATTTTAGGGATTTGATCTCGATACGTGCCGTAACTTGTGCGATGGATTTCGGACAGGAACTGTGGGTAGGATCCGCCTATGAATCTTCAATCAATATATTCCAGAAAACTAACAATAATATCAAATTCTTACAAAAAATAGATCTAGCAGGTCAGGTCGCCCACGGGGGAATACCTTCATTTTTCTTCACGGACAAACAAAAACGACTTTGGATTGCCACAACAAAAGGCTTGCTCCTGAAAAGATCGGAATCAGAAAATATAGCAGTCATCCATACAATAAAAGATCAACCAGTAGCCATTGCCCAAGATAATCAAAACCATATATGGATTGCAACCAAAGAAAATGGGATCTATTGCATAGATAATCGAGATTTAAGGTCTTTACCCATGCATATCGGTAAAGAAACCTCAGGGTTAAAAAGCGACCAGATCGAAACCATGGATGTGGATAAGGATGGGAATCTATGGATTGGTACCAAGGATAATAGGTTGATTAGCTATCAACCTACAACTAAGAAGGTAACGGAAATTGCCAATACGACATTATTTGAAAAAAACCAGCTGCTTGACATCGTTTGTCTTGATCATTATACCTGGTTGTCTACGACCCGAAACATATACAAAATTAACCGCCTAAGCAAAGATATCAGTGAATTTTCAGCATCAGATAGTCTTCAGGTCAACATGTTTTCAAAACGGGCTTTCGCAGTAGATAAAACCAGTAATACCGTTTACTTCGGTGGTTACAATGGAGTTGTGCAACTCAACGATTATAGCATTGTGCCCAATTTCAAAGAAAAAGTTCTTATTTCAGACATAAAAATTAATAATAAGTCCATTATTTTGGAATCAAAACAGGGAATATTCAGCGATTCCCCCGCTAAATTGACCTTGAATCCCCAAGATCAAAACATTGAAATATCCTTCTCGACCCTACCTTTTACGCAGGAAGGAAAAATCCGTTATGCTTATAAATTAGAAGGCGTAGACAAAGAATGGATCTATGCTCCTCGAGATCGGATCTTTGCAACATATAACAATTTAAGTAAAGGGAACTATCGATTTTTAGTCAAATCAACCGACTTGTACAATAAGTGGAGTACAACTTTTACTCAAATTGAAATAATAAAAAAGCCTTCATTCTACGAAAGCAATTTAGCTTATTTTTTATACACATGTATTTTCGCTGGGGTTGTCTTCTTTTTTATTAATTATTCTTTCAAGCGTTTAAAATTGAGTGGTGATCTAAAAATTGCCCAAATTGAAAAAGAAAAGACTAAGGAGCTCGCGCAGTCCAAACTCAGTTATTTTACCAATATTTCACACGACTTGCTTACGCCGCTAACTATTATATCCTGTTTAGTTGATGACGTTCAGATGACTACGAAAAATAGTTTGGAACAATTTGATAAAATGCGCCTTAATCTAAGCCGGCTAAAACGGTTGCTCCAGCAAATCTTAGATTTCAGAAGGATGGAAAACAATGGTATGAAGCTACAAATCAGTGCATCCAACTTCCCCTCTTTTGTTACTCAATTGGGAGCCATGCATTTTGGTCCAATTGCCAAAAAGAAAAATATCGATTTTGAAATTCAACATGGAGACTGTCCCGAAATCCTTTTCTACGATGTCGACAAAATCGATAAAGTTCTTTTCAATCTCTTATCAAATGCATTTAAATATACCGAACAAGGTGGAAAGATTACACTTTCTTATCATGTGGAGGAAGGAATAGATTCCAGTAGACTCTTTATTTATGTTCGTGATAATGGCGTAGGAATATACCCCGAGGACGTCGATAAAATTTTTACCGCTTTTTACACCAATAATTCTACAAAGCATCTTGAAAGTAATGGTATTGGACTTTCGGTAACCAAACAACTGATAGAAGCTCATCATGGTGCAATCCATGTGGAGAGTCAAAGAAGTATTGGAAGTATGTTTCAGATCACGATTCCGATCGATAAACAATATTACTGCAAGAAAGGAATAGAGGTGATGGAACAACCATTTGTCGAAGAAATTAAAACGACCATTATTGAATCTGATACCGACGACCAGCGACTATCAAAAAATATACTACAGCCCAGACTTAACCTGCTGTTAGTGGAAGATAATGAAGAGCTTCGTTCAACCATGGCTAGAATTTTAGCACACAATTATCAGGTCCATATCGCACATAACGGTCTTCAGGGATTAGAAGTCCTCGAAAATACAGAAATTGATATTATTGTAAGTGATATTATGATGCCCGAGCTCGATGGACTCAATTTTTGTAGGATCTTAAAATCAAACGCAGAGCTAAACCATATTCCAATTTTGCTCTTAACAGCCAAAAATAGCATTGAAGATCGTATTGAATGCTATCAAGCAGGCGCCGATGGTTATATCAGCAAACCTTTTGAGATTAAAGTTTTAGAAGCCAAAATCCAAAGCTTCATCATCAATAAGCGTTGCCGACAACGCGTTTTTCAAACGAATACACAGATTAATATAGCAACACTTGATCACACGCCTTTAGACGAAAAGTTTGTGCATAAGATGATTCAGGTTATCCAGCAACATCTTTCGGACGATCAGTTTGATGTAATCAAACTTGGGGATATACTAGGCTTATCCAAATCGACTCTGTATCGAAAGACAAAAGTTTTATTGAATGTATCTCCTAGCGAGTTTATTAAAAACATACGACTAAAACATGCTTGTCAAATCATGGAAAAAGATCGGTCCATTTCAGTGAGTGAAGTGGCTTTTGAGACTGGTTTTTCAGATCCGCGTTATTTCGCAACCTGCTTTAAAGCGGCATTTGGCGTAACTCCAAGTGAGTTCCAAAAAAACACAGTGGAAAACACCTTTATTCCCTCATAA
- a CDS encoding glycoside hydrolase family 88 protein, whose translation MRINFILCLLFIGNFSFGQKLKKEVVLSQLKSANRYWQSHHKPEVWAFWDQAAYHTGNMEFYKISGSKSDLKYAEDWARFNGWKGAKSTNRQDWKYSYGETDDYVLFGDWQICFQTYIDLYNLSPSPEKIARAKEVMDYQIHSPNTDYWWWADGLYMVMPVMTKMYKLTQDPLYLDKMYTYFSYADSIMFDRTDKLYYRDAKYVYPKHRSLHGKKDFWARGDGWVFAALAKVLQDLPKQDKHYDYYQRRFKEMAVAIISCQQDEGFWTRSMLDPDHAPGRETSGTAFFTYGLLWGINQGVLLNPKFSQAALKGWHYLSQIALQDDGRIGYVQPIGEKAIPGQVVDANSTAPFGVGAFLLAGTEMYRYLDKK comes from the coding sequence ATGCGTATCAATTTTATTTTATGCCTATTGTTTATCGGAAATTTCTCTTTTGGACAGAAACTAAAAAAAGAAGTTGTCCTTTCTCAGCTTAAAAGTGCAAACCGGTATTGGCAATCGCATCACAAGCCAGAGGTTTGGGCATTTTGGGACCAGGCGGCCTACCATACTGGAAATATGGAATTCTATAAGATTTCAGGCTCAAAAAGCGATCTGAAATACGCTGAAGATTGGGCAAGGTTCAATGGTTGGAAAGGTGCTAAATCAACCAACAGGCAAGATTGGAAATATAGCTATGGTGAAACGGATGATTATGTTCTTTTTGGAGATTGGCAGATTTGTTTCCAGACCTATATTGATCTTTATAATTTATCGCCAAGTCCAGAAAAGATAGCTCGGGCGAAAGAAGTTATGGACTATCAGATCCATTCACCCAATACTGATTATTGGTGGTGGGCAGATGGTCTTTACATGGTTATGCCAGTCATGACCAAAATGTACAAATTGACCCAAGATCCACTTTATCTGGATAAAATGTATACCTATTTCTCCTATGCGGATAGTATTATGTTCGATAGGACGGATAAGTTATACTATCGTGACGCAAAATATGTTTATCCAAAACACAGAAGCCTCCATGGCAAAAAGGATTTTTGGGCGCGAGGTGACGGTTGGGTGTTCGCGGCCTTAGCGAAAGTTTTACAGGATCTACCCAAGCAGGATAAACATTACGATTATTATCAACGAAGATTCAAAGAAATGGCGGTTGCGATCATAAGCTGCCAACAGGATGAAGGGTTTTGGACGCGGAGCATGTTGGATCCGGATCATGCGCCGGGGAGGGAAACTAGCGGTACTGCATTCTTTACGTATGGTCTACTCTGGGGAATTAACCAAGGCGTACTCTTGAATCCGAAGTTTTCTCAGGCCGCCCTTAAAGGTTGGCACTACCTGAGTCAAATTGCTCTGCAGGATGACGGAAGAATCGGATATGTGCAGCCTATCGGTGAGAAAGCTATCCCCGGCCAAGTGGTCGACGCGAACTCTACGGCTCCATTTGGTGTAGGTGCATTCTTATTGGCCGGTACAGAAATGTACCGTTATCTCGATAAAAAATAA